Genomic segment of Bifidobacterium sp. ESL0745:
CGCCGCTGCCCAAACAAGCGATGATTCGGCTTCATCTTCTGACGAAGGTGACGAAGCGACCGAGTGACGCAGAATAACTGAGCGAAACAGGATAGATAACCGAATCGCTCAACGGCACGACAATGCTGCGGCCGCTGATACCAATAAGGTACTGGCGGCCGCAGCGTTCTTATGAGATGATTGTATGAACAATGTTGAACGATGATGTTGGCGAGGTGGGCGATGAAAAAGATACAAATCGTAGTGTCTGGCGTTATCGCTTGTCTGGTTTTGGCAGGTGCCGGTCTTGCAGTGTATCTGAATCCGGTTTCATCAAGCGATTCCGATTCGTCATCATCTGGCAGCTCGAGCGTGCGTCGCAACGAAAGCTCGGATCCGAACCGGAATTCGGACTATTGGACCGAAGAACGAATGCGCAACGCCAAGCCGGAGCATATGCCGACCGTTGATTAAACGATTTATCAGGATTATCTGCTGCAAAAATCCGATCAATGGGAGCAATCCTTTCGTCCCCGAAGACTGATAGCCTCGTACAAGGTTGTTTTGCGTGAAAATAGGCGATTTTCCGCAGTTTGTGTGGTGTGTCAAGGAGAAATGATGAGCGAAAACGTTGACGACAAGCAGTCTCGTCAAACAAGAAGTACAAGTGGTGGTGCGTCCGAATCCGAACGCTCCCCGCGCGTTGCCCGTTCCGTCCTTGGCGAAAGTTCAGTTTCGAAGTCCGAATCCAACGCTTGGCCGGTCAACGGCAACAAGTCGGCCGGCAAAAGTCAGCGTAAGCGCACCCCCCGCGCACGTCGGATGAGCCTTTCGCTCACCCGCGTCGATGCGTGGTCGGTCGCCAAAGTCACGCTTCTGCTTTCCGTGGCGGCCGGCATCATCCAGATCGTGGCGGTTGCGCTTATCTGGGCGCTTTTGAACGTGGTTGGCGTTTTCGACCAGGTCACGCAGATCGTCTCGTCGACCGGCCTCGATACTGGCGGCTTCAATTTAGCCAGCATTTTCTCGTTGGGTACGGTTTTGAGCGCCGTCACCATTCTCTCGATTGTGGAAGTGGTTGTCGCCACGTTGTTCGCCGTTATCATCGCGGCTCTTTATAATGTAATCAGCCAGCTTGTGGGAGGTGTGCACGTTACCCTCGGTGATGACTGATAAAATGATGAAATGTTGTTGAATCAGTGATTATGGGACGCATCCAATGACAAATAGACGTTCAACCGGTCGGTTAGATAAACATGCTTCTGGCAGTGTTTCGTCTAGAAGAAAGCGTAAAAACCGGCACGGTCCAACTCACGCAAAGAACGCTTCGAAGAATACTTCCGGTCGCGGTCCAACTCACGCAAAAAAAGCTTCCGGTCGTGTAGGTTCCCAGGACGTCATTTCCGTTCTTTTTTATTGCCTGATTGCCGTCGTCATCGTCAGTCTTCTGCGTATTTTCGTCCTCGGCCTTTATGTCGTCCCTTCCAGATCGATGGAGAACTCGCTGACTGTCGGCGATCATATCATCACCAACCGCCTGGCCAAACCTGTGTTGAAATTGAAACGCGGCGATGTGATCGTGTTCAAGGATCCTTCGAACTGGTTGAAATCCGAAAATGCCTTCGCTTCCAATGATCTGGTCAAAAGGCTGATCGGCCTGCCTGGTGACGTGGTGGCCTGCAAGGGTGACGGTTCGCCGGTTACCGTCAACGGCGTCGCGATCGACGAGTCCTCTTATTTGAAAGCCGGCGTTACGCCAAGCAAGTTCGCCTTCAAAGTCAAGGTGACCGAGGGCAATGTGTTCGTACTGGGCGACAACCGTGCCAATTCCGCGGATTCTCGCTACCATCCCAACGACGGCAATTATGGCCTCGTCCCGCTTGATCGAATCAAGGGTGTCGCTATGCTGACGTACATGCCCACCAGTCGGTTCGGCGTGATTCACGCGCATCACGACGTGTTCGCCAAGGTAGGCGGCATCCCGCATATATAGGCCGGGTGATCTGTAGAAATCAGATGGATTATGGTGCGCCGAACAGGCGTATTGTAAGTTATTTGTGGTGAAATTTATCGGTACATATTCCGTCGGCCACGTCTGCCAATACCGTTTTGAGACCGGCTTTATTGTTTGGCCGGGGTGATTTTTGCGTTGTGACTGTACGGCATTTCGTAAACCTCGTCCGCTAGAGTGTCCGTTGTGATTGCGTATGTCAAGACTTTCAGCACCTCGTTCATTCTTGCGATGACGATTTGGCCGTTCCTTTCGGCCCTGCTGACCCTGCCGATTCTGGCGGGAATGTACCACCGCTACCACCGTCTGCGTTCCAGTGCGGTGCTTGCGGCGTACCTGTGCGTGCTTTATGCACTTGGCCTGGTCACCTTCACGCTCTATCCGATGCCTGACGATCCGGCGAAATACTGCCTGACGCACACGCACCACCCCCAGCTTCATGTAATGCAATTTATGACGGACCTTGCCACAGGCGGCAAGGATGCAATGCTCCAGCTGCTGCTCAATGTCGTTTTCTTCATTCCTCTCGGCTTCGCGCTTTCGCGCTGGGCCCGCTGGAAGTTCTACGCGGTGATTCCTACTGGATTTCTGGTGTCATTGCTTATCGAGACCTCGCAGCTTACGGGCGTTTGGGGTATCTACCCCTGCGCTTACCGGCAGTTCGATGTCGATGACTTGCTGACCAATACGCTGGGGGCGATCATAGGCTGTTTTATCGCATGGATATACGGCGCGCTGGTGCCGGTGCGCAAAATCGAGGACGCCAGCGAGGTCATCGAAAAGCCAGGGCTTGTGCATCGCGCCGTTGCGCTAATGATCGATTTGGTGTTCATCGCCGTTCTTAACGGTTCGCTGACCTTGGGATCGATCTATCTGTTCCAAAAGTCCTCAAAGTATCTTTCCAACGGCACCTATGTATTTCTTGGCCATACTTTCGGAACCGGCGTATCGGATGGGATGGCGCAGTTCTTCACCGTGGTTTCATTCGCCATTTTCGAGGTGCTGATACCCGTGACGCATCGCGGGCAGACCCTCGGCGGCATGTTCACGCACATGAGCTGCGAGACCAAGGAGCGGCATGGCGGCGCTCGTGTGCTGTTTTACTTGGTGCGTTTGCTGGTACTCATGCTTTGCACCACGCTGTTCGCCCAGCCTACCCGTCAACTTGGCATCATCGTTCTGGTCGCGCTTGTCATTTTCTGGCTGTTCGCCCATCAGATGCCCTACGACTTGATCCCGGGGCGTGATTGGGATGCCGGTTACTATGGCGATGGTGGTTCCGGGTATGGCGATGGCCGTGGCGAGCATGGCGATGATGGTGACGGCTTTGGTGGTGCCAACGGTTCCAACGCCGGTGGTTATGGTAACGGTTACGGCGATGCTAATAATCCTGCAGGTTATGGCGATGATGCCACCAAGGTATATCCGACATACGCGCCGCAAACCGGCAATCACGGTAACCATCGTGGCGGCGGCAGCTACATCAATTATCCCAGTTGACATGAGGTACAGGAAAGCCCGTTGCTGGAATACCAAACGCCACCAGAAACGACTCGAGGGACTGACCCCGGCGGAATACCGGGACCAATCCCTCGCGGCCTGACCCCATGCCGTAATAAACAACGTCCAACAAAACGGGTGCAGTTCAGAACAACATTCAGCAACGGGCTTTTTATTATCAGGTCAGACTGATAAGTGACAAACTCAGCAAACGCCTTGGGCGACCATGGCGTTGGCGACCTTGACGAAGCCGGCGGCGTTGGCGCCGAGCATCAGATCGCCCTCGTGGCCGTATTCCTTGGCGGCGGCCAGGGAGTTGGCGACGATGTTCTCCATGATGTCCTTGAGCTTGTTGTCGACTTCCTCGAAGGTCCAGGAAAGACGATACGAATTCTGGCTCATTTCGAGGCCGGAAACGGCGACACCGCCGGCGTTGGAAGCCTTGGCGGGTCCGTAGAGCAGACCGGCCTTCTGGTACGTCGAAATCGCTTCAGGAGTGGAAGGCATATTCGCGCCTTCGCAGACGACCTTGCAGCCGTTCTTCACGAGTGTGGCCGCGGATTCGCCGTCGACCTCGTTCTGGGTGGCGCAGGGCAGCGCGATGTCGCAAGGAACCGTCCAGACGCCCTTGCTGCCTTCATGGTATTCGGCGCTCGGCACGCGCTCGGCGTATTCCTTGATGCGGCCGCGGTGGCCGAGCTTGATGTCCTTGACCACGTCGAGCTTGATGCCGTTGGGGTCGTAGACATAGCCGTTGGAATCGGAGCAGGTGACGACCTTCGCGCCGAGTTCCTGCGCCTTTTCGATGGCGAAAATGGCGACGTTGCCGGAGCCGGAGATGACGACGGTCTTGCCTTCGAACGAATCGTTTTTAAGCGTGCGTAGCGCAGCTTGCGTGTAGTAGCAGAGGCCGTAACCGGTGGCTTCGGTGCGGGCGAGCGAGCCACCGAACTCAAGGCCCTTGCCGGTCAAAACGCCGGAATACTCGTTGCGGATGCGCTTGTACTGGCCGAACATGTAGCCGATCTCGCGCGCGCCCACGTTGATGTCGCCGGCGGGAACGTCAGTGAACTGGCCGATGTGGCGCTGCAGCTCGGTCATGAAGGCCTGACAGAAGCGCATGACTTCGCCGTCGCTGCGGCCGCGCGGGTCAAAGTCGGAACCGCCCTTGGCGCCGCCCATCGGCAGGCCGGTCAGGGAGTTTTTCAGGGTCTGCTCGAAGCCAAGGAACTTGATGACGGATTCGGTGACGGTGGGATGCAGGCGAAGGCCGCCCTTGTAAGGTCCGATGGCGGAGTTGAACTGGATGCGGTAGCCGCGGTTGACCTGCACCTTGCCCTCATCGTCGACCCAGGCGACGCGGAACTTGATGGCGCGCTCAGGCTCGACCAAGCGCTCAAGGATGCCGTTCTTCTCGTATTCCGGATGTTTTTCGACAACCGGCTCCAAAGTCTCAAAGACCTCGCGTACGGCCTGCAGGAACTCCGGCTGGTCGCCGTCGCGCTTTTCGACCTGCGCATAGACGCGCTTGACATAGTCATTGGTCAGCATTGATACTCCATTGTTGAGTGAATATTGCGGTTTTTATTGTAAGAATCTGTACGGTTTGGTGAAAGGGCTGGTTCAAAAAAAGCGGATATTTTTTCGTGTCGTTAACGAAACGGAAACATAAATAATGGCGCATGATGGTAGCAGAACGACGTAGTATTTTTGTTCCAAGATAGCGAGTTTCAGCAATCGGTTCCGCAACATATGGAAAAGATCTCGGATTTCTCGAATATGTCGATACTGATAGAACGATCTCTAACGTAATGGCAAAGCGGGCACAAGGCCTTCACTGGGCGAAACAGGCCGCTTTGTGTATGGTGTTATGGCCTGAAACCGGTAAAATAGAAGTAATACGACACGAAGAGAGGCGCCATGTTCAAAGGGTTCAAGAAATTCATCTCGCGCGGCAACATGATCGACATGGCCGTCGGCGTGGTTATGGGCGCCGCAGTGACCTCCGTGGTCAATTCACTGGTCAAAAACCTCATCAATCCTTTGGTGGCCGCGATTTTCGGCAAGCCTGACCTCGACAACGTCCTCAAATTCACTTTGAACCACAACGCCGTCATCTCCATCGGCGCGATCCTTGGGTCTTTGCTCAACTTCCTGCTGATCGCCATCGCCGTCTATTTCTGCATCCTCGTGCCAATCAACAAGTTCCGCGACATGTCCGAGAAGCTGTTCAAAAAGCAGGATGATGCGGACAAGGAAAAGGAAATCAGTACCGATCAGCAGACCGTCGACCTCTTGAAGGAGATTTCCGACGAGCTCAAGGACATCAAGGCAAACAATGCCGATGCTGACCCGATTGCGCCGAAAACAGAGTCGTAATTTGATTTTTTGCAATACAATGATCTTCAATAATAAGGAATGGCTTGGCAGGGATGCCTACTATGCTTGCGTTAAACAAGCGCAGCGCGATTATCGAGTAAGGGAACGGTAAAATTCAGATATGTTTGATCGCAACGATTCGTTGAGGGGCGAAGACCGCAATAATGTGCGTTTCGCGCGTCAAGGTGCAAACCCGTTGCGTTCCGCCGCTCAGAATCCCGCCAGCCGCAATCTTCCCAATTATTCCCCTGCCGATGCGAATCATAACAACGGCAACGAAACCCGGCTTGCAGGCGGTGCGCAGGTTCACGACCTTCCCGAGCATGGCAAGGTCGTCGCCCGTTCTGCGCAATTCCCTGAAGTCAGTTTCACACACATGACGTTGTCGGCCACCGTGATGAATTGGAAGCGGGACCAGCCGACGGTGGCGATGGCCACGATGGTCTTCCTGCTGCATGGTCATGTCGAAATCAGTACAGCCAACAACAAGATCCTCAAGCGTCGTCCGGGCGTCTTCCTGATCCCCCCTGATACCGGCGACGTCGTTTTCAAAACCAGCGCGCCCACCAACGAACTGATCGGGGTAAGTCTTTCCTCACGTCTGTTCGCCACGATTCTGCCGGATTACAAGACCTATTCGATGATGGGGCAGAATTCGAAACTTGATGTCGTCTCGCTGCAGCCACTGCTCGCTTTTGTGGTGAGCGCCTGCAACTTGAACAACCAGCATGTGCAGATGGTCAATACGCTGGAAACCGTGGCCAACGACGTCGCGCGCTCGCTTCTGATCGCCTGCTTCGGGCAGGGCATGAGCGTGATGCCGTTGATCGAGCGCGTACGCAAATATGTCGCTGAAAACTACACCGATTCCGCATTGAGCGTCACCAAAACCGCCGAACATGAGAACGTTTCCGTGCGCACCGTTCAGCTGGCGCTGCAGGAGGCGGACACCAATTTCACTGCGCTCGTACGCCGTGCCCGCACCGAAGCTGCCCTTGAATTGCGCAAGAGCCAGCCCTCACTCACCTTGGTGGAGATCGGCGATCGCTGCGGCTTCGGCTCGGTTTCGTCGTTGCGCCGCGCTTTGAAGATCCATGAGGAAATGGAAGACGACGGCGACGAAGAGTAGTCGTTGACATTTGAGCGGCATGTTGCCTATTGATTTTTTCTAATTGCTTATGTTATTTTGTGTTGGTCTGTCATTGCTGACGGCGTGTCGTTTCAAAATGTTATTTAGTTCATAATCTCGAACTGTCTATTGTATTGCGCAATGCGTTGTGTAGAAGCATTTCGTTATACATTTAATGTATATATGACTTCACTGAACGCATAATATTCGTTTTCTATAATACTGAGAAATTTCTTGTGACAAGGTTAAAAGTAGCTGAAAATACTGGAAACAGCGTACTTCTCATGAAGTTCCTAAAAGCAACGGGAGACGAAGAAGTGTCTAATCATTGTACTTCTCATAATATATACAATAAATTATTCATTAAAATTGCCGCTATTGTCGCTACGATAGCCATGCTTTTGACTGGATTCGTGGCATTTACGAACCATGCCAACGCGCTTTCCGCGACTGGCGGCAACGGACGTATGGGCACGGCCATCAACTGGGTGGAATGGGGGGTGAAAGACGCCGTCATCTCCGGCTCGAAGGTCACCTGGACCAAGCCCGTTCAGGCAGGCCCCAGCAAGTGGATGTCGACCAGATGTTCGCTTGAGCCGACCGCCGGCGCCTCCGACGCGCTTTCGCCGTCCAAAACGGTGTCGGTCTACAGGCCGGGTAGCTACGGCGGTGATGGTTTGGGGCAGATGTACTTCAACGGCGGTCCCGGTTACGGCAACACCATGGACATCGGCCTGGCCACTACCCGCGACGCCGAAAAGGTGACATTTGACTTCAGCTGCTCCGCCTATTTGATTGATTCTTCCACCGACCCGGGCAGCAATCTTAACGATTCCACCGATACCAGCGGCAGCGATTTCCTCAACATCCCGCTGCAAGGTCTGGTCTTCGCCGATGCCGAATCCAACAACTGGACGTATTACCAAAGCGAATACATCAAGGCCACCCCGCAGAACGGCACCGATCCCAAGTGGCGTCTGCTCGACAGCTATCGCACCCCCGGCTGCACCACCAACTCCGTGGCCGAACTCAAGGGCAGTACGATGCGTTTCCGCTCCGACGGCGGCCAGTGCTCCAACTCCGGCGGCACCGGCCCGTCCTCGTCGATGTTCCTGCAAGGTTCCACCAGCGCGACGGTGACGCTCAAGGGCGGCGGCAAGACGGCCGTGGCCTTGGGCAGCATCGTCTCCTCCGATTTCGGCGACGCACCGGAAAGTTTCGGCGTGGCCGGCTCGATGTTCCAGCCCACTTGGCAGGGTGGCGAACTTGGCAATGGCGACATTCCCAGCACCGATTACACCACCCACGATTCGAACGATCCCGACACCAGCATGGTCGGTGGCAAGGTTTTCAACCTTTCCGCAGCCAAAGACGGGGCGGGTAGCAATCCAAGCCTGCTTGCCGACACCGCCGCACCGACTCCAAGATTGGGTGCCCATGAGGATGGCGAGACGGCGCCGCACTTCGATGCCGACGCCGATTGGGATGACCTCAATGGCGATTCTGCCTTCGCCTCGGCCCCTGGCGACGTGGTCAACGACGAGGACGGCCTCGATATCCCGAGCTCCACTCACGCCATCGACGTGATGCCCGCCGCAGACGGCACATTCACCCAGAAAGTGCGCTGTGCTGGCACCGGTGACGTGCGCGGTTGGATCGATTGGAACCATGACGGCACGTTTGAGGCAGCTCAGGCGACCGCAGCAGCCGAAAGGGAGGCCGAGGCCAGCGATCAGGTGGCCTGTACCGCCGATTCCGGTTCGTCCACCGGCTACTCGGCGACATTGCACTGGTATCTGCCCGGCGACGCCAAGCGCCAGATTTCGGCCGATGGTCATCCCTCCTATATGCGCCTTCGTATTACGAATCAGAAGGCTCCGGGTTCCAACAACATCATGGATATGCAACCGACCGGCATGACCAGCGGTTCCGGCGAAGTCGAGGACTATAAAGCCGATGTGCACATCCCTACGTTGGGCGTTCGCGTCAAGATCGCCGGCGACCGCAAGAGTGCGGACGACCAGCTGCGTATGGCCATCAATGTGGGCAACAGCAGCAGCGGCGGCCGGGAAATCAGCAACGCGGCCACTTCGGGCAATATCAGCGGTTTGCAGCCGGTGAGCATCGCGCCTCGCAGTGTGCACCCGAGCTATGACTATACTGTCACCGCGCCGGTCAGTTACGGCTCCGGCAGTGGTCCTTCGTATTACGATAAGACAGCAAAATGTGTCGATCTGGCCCATGGCAACGCTGACGTTCCGATAGATTCCAGCGGAAACGTGACCATGCCAAGCGGTTTCGACACGAACGTGCAATGTACGTATCTTTTGACACGTCTCAGTGACCCGTCGCTGACGTTGACCACGGTCGTGCAAAACAGCCATGGCGGCACGAAGACCCCCGATGATTTCGGTTTCGGCGTGGTCGGCGACCTCATGCCGGGTACGACCAACAATTTCCAAAGCACCGATGGTACTGGCAGCGTTTCCCATTCGTTGGGCAATGATAACTACCAGGTCACACCTTCCGGGCTTCCCGCGGGTTACGAGCAGGTCGGCGATATCGTCTATACCGATGATTCCAATGGCAATACGATAACCCCTGATTCCTCCGGGAAAATCACCCTCGCCCCCGGTCAGCACGTCACCGGCAAGCGCATCGTGCGCGATATGCCTGGCAAGCTGACACTCAAGACGGAGGTCGACAACACCAACGGCGGCACCGCCACCCCCAACGATTTCCACTTCGGCGTGACGCCGGACGGCGGCAACGAGACCGATACGGTCATCTACAACCAGGGCGACCAGAAAGAGGTCTCCGCGACCAAGTACACGGTCGCCGGCTCCGCACTTCCCAACTACGTCCAAATAGGCGACATCACGTATACCGACGACGTCACCCATCTGCCGCTGACGCCTGTCGCCGCGCAGATCGCCATCGCCAACGGCCAGTCCGTCACCGGTGTACGCAAGGTGGCCAGCACGCCCGCGAGCCTGACCATCAAGACCGTGGTTCGCGGCGGCAGCGCGGTTCCTGCTGACTTCCCCGTGACGGCCACCCCGACCGGCGGCTCTGCGGTTTCCATGCCCGACAGCGTTTCC
This window contains:
- a CDS encoding helix-turn-helix domain-containing protein, which gives rise to MFDRNDSLRGEDRNNVRFARQGANPLRSAAQNPASRNLPNYSPADANHNNGNETRLAGGAQVHDLPEHGKVVARSAQFPEVSFTHMTLSATVMNWKRDQPTVAMATMVFLLHGHVEISTANNKILKRRPGVFLIPPDTGDVVFKTSAPTNELIGVSLSSRLFATILPDYKTYSMMGQNSKLDVVSLQPLLAFVVSACNLNNQHVQMVNTLETVANDVARSLLIACFGQGMSVMPLIERVRKYVAENYTDSALSVTKTAEHENVSVRTVQLALQEADTNFTALVRRARTEAALELRKSQPSLTLVEIGDRCGFGSVSSLRRALKIHEEMEDDGDEE
- a CDS encoding CshA/CshB family fibrillar adhesin-related protein: MAFTNHANALSATGGNGRMGTAINWVEWGVKDAVISGSKVTWTKPVQAGPSKWMSTRCSLEPTAGASDALSPSKTVSVYRPGSYGGDGLGQMYFNGGPGYGNTMDIGLATTRDAEKVTFDFSCSAYLIDSSTDPGSNLNDSTDTSGSDFLNIPLQGLVFADAESNNWTYYQSEYIKATPQNGTDPKWRLLDSYRTPGCTTNSVAELKGSTMRFRSDGGQCSNSGGTGPSSSMFLQGSTSATVTLKGGGKTAVALGSIVSSDFGDAPESFGVAGSMFQPTWQGGELGNGDIPSTDYTTHDSNDPDTSMVGGKVFNLSAAKDGAGSNPSLLADTAAPTPRLGAHEDGETAPHFDADADWDDLNGDSAFASAPGDVVNDEDGLDIPSSTHAIDVMPAADGTFTQKVRCAGTGDVRGWIDWNHDGTFEAAQATAAAEREAEASDQVACTADSGSSTGYSATLHWYLPGDAKRQISADGHPSYMRLRITNQKAPGSNNIMDMQPTGMTSGSGEVEDYKADVHIPTLGVRVKIAGDRKSADDQLRMAINVGNSSSGGREISNAATSGNISGLQPVSIAPRSVHPSYDYTVTAPVSYGSGSGPSYYDKTAKCVDLAHGNADVPIDSSGNVTMPSGFDTNVQCTYLLTRLSDPSLTLTTVVQNSHGGTKTPDDFGFGVVGDLMPGTTNNFQSTDGTGSVSHSLGNDNYQVTPSGLPAGYEQVGDIVYTDDSNGNTITPDSSGKITLAPGQHVTGKRIVRDMPGKLTLKTEVDNTNGGTATPNDFHFGVTPDGGNETDTVIYNQGDQKEVSATKYTVAGSALPNYVQIGDITYTDDVTHLPLTPVAAQIAIANGQSVTGVRKVASTPASLTIKTVVRGGSAVPADFPVTATPTGGSAVSMPDSVSHDFPGNHYAVATDLSARPGYSISSPLSCVLNDSVQLPLVSGKVPLNYGQNVVCTQELTPGQAHLTLSTVVQGDGTATPNDFDFTVTPAGGSGQNYKEGISQDAPTGNFTVVGSSKPDYEQVGDIVYHKDSDPSVTLTLAQAQAAIANGESVSGVRTVKSHQPVLTVKLVRNYRYGGTAAGDGSKISLVPQTGSAQDVTLDAAKHVASGTYSIKQLLNAGYKQTDIAVKLDDGTPVTVAADGTFTVPQDKNVIVTVMNEDEPGTVEWSRFDEDGKTLLPGSTWHLSGPNNASIDVTDCTAAVCTGVDQDPTPGKFKVPNLPWGQWTITEVTPPAGHELTKPAKLPLNPTDGLLQHAEFQDGKKPVVVPPQEGQQPSEPQPAPESPKPQLPAQPQLQPQPASQVQAQPQLPQAQPQAASQPAAAPKLTSTGSAVTGIAAFALALLLLALGIMSVATSRKARHVRHQ
- the gdhA gene encoding NADP-specific glutamate dehydrogenase, giving the protein MLTNDYVKRVYAQVEKRDGDQPEFLQAVREVFETLEPVVEKHPEYEKNGILERLVEPERAIKFRVAWVDDEGKVQVNRGYRIQFNSAIGPYKGGLRLHPTVTESVIKFLGFEQTLKNSLTGLPMGGAKGGSDFDPRGRSDGEVMRFCQAFMTELQRHIGQFTDVPAGDINVGAREIGYMFGQYKRIRNEYSGVLTGKGLEFGGSLARTEATGYGLCYYTQAALRTLKNDSFEGKTVVISGSGNVAIFAIEKAQELGAKVVTCSDSNGYVYDPNGIKLDVVKDIKLGHRGRIKEYAERVPSAEYHEGSKGVWTVPCDIALPCATQNEVDGESAATLVKNGCKVVCEGANMPSTPEAISTYQKAGLLYGPAKASNAGGVAVSGLEMSQNSYRLSWTFEEVDNKLKDIMENIVANSLAAAKEYGHEGDLMLGANAAGFVKVANAMVAQGVC
- a CDS encoding DUF3566 domain-containing protein codes for the protein MSENVDDKQSRQTRSTSGGASESERSPRVARSVLGESSVSKSESNAWPVNGNKSAGKSQRKRTPRARRMSLSLTRVDAWSVAKVTLLLSVAAGIIQIVAVALIWALLNVVGVFDQVTQIVSSTGLDTGGFNLASIFSLGTVLSAVTILSIVEVVVATLFAVIIAALYNVISQLVGGVHVTLGDD
- the lepB gene encoding signal peptidase I, which translates into the protein MSVLFYCLIAVVIVSLLRIFVLGLYVVPSRSMENSLTVGDHIITNRLAKPVLKLKRGDVIVFKDPSNWLKSENAFASNDLVKRLIGLPGDVVACKGDGSPVTVNGVAIDESSYLKAGVTPSKFAFKVKVTEGNVFVLGDNRANSADSRYHPNDGNYGLVPLDRIKGVAMLTYMPTSRFGVIHAHHDVFAKVGGIPHI
- the mscL gene encoding large conductance mechanosensitive channel protein MscL — protein: MFKGFKKFISRGNMIDMAVGVVMGAAVTSVVNSLVKNLINPLVAAIFGKPDLDNVLKFTLNHNAVISIGAILGSLLNFLLIAIAVYFCILVPINKFRDMSEKLFKKQDDADKEKEISTDQQTVDLLKEISDELKDIKANNADADPIAPKTES
- a CDS encoding VanZ family protein, which codes for MIAYVKTFSTSFILAMTIWPFLSALLTLPILAGMYHRYHRLRSSAVLAAYLCVLYALGLVTFTLYPMPDDPAKYCLTHTHHPQLHVMQFMTDLATGGKDAMLQLLLNVVFFIPLGFALSRWARWKFYAVIPTGFLVSLLIETSQLTGVWGIYPCAYRQFDVDDLLTNTLGAIIGCFIAWIYGALVPVRKIEDASEVIEKPGLVHRAVALMIDLVFIAVLNGSLTLGSIYLFQKSSKYLSNGTYVFLGHTFGTGVSDGMAQFFTVVSFAIFEVLIPVTHRGQTLGGMFTHMSCETKERHGGARVLFYLVRLLVLMLCTTLFAQPTRQLGIIVLVALVIFWLFAHQMPYDLIPGRDWDAGYYGDGGSGYGDGRGEHGDDGDGFGGANGSNAGGYGNGYGDANNPAGYGDDATKVYPTYAPQTGNHGNHRGGGSYINYPS